One Methanospirillum lacunae genomic window, CGCAGGGATGGAATGCAGTTGGATTTTCTGAAATCAGTTCAGTTGAAGCACGAAAGGCACTCTCATCCATACGTGATGAATGGCAGGACTGTCTCGGGTTCAATGCTACACTGCAGCGGTATGATGGCATGATTGTAAAAGGGGTTAATGATGAAACAGCTGTACATCCATTTGAGGGATACTGGGTATATATGTCAAAACCCGGGACCATTTCAGAAATTAAAACCTAATCCCACCTTTTATTGATAAGAGATTAGTTCCCGAATTACAGAAAAACGAACCCTCATTTTTAGGTTGAACTCGATGCGATTAATTCTCGTCATCAGGTCTCAGCTCATATACTCAAATCTGAACGAATAGTCCACAGAGAAAACAGATCACCAGATCTCCGTGATTCTTCTTCAACGTAATTATCAGAATTATTCAATGCTGGTGAATCAGGCAAAAAAGAAAAGAAAGATTGTTCCCGGTTTAACGGGCTGGCATAAGGAGAGATCTCTCTCCGGCCGGAACGAACTCGCGGATTGCACCCTTTGCAAACTCCTTGCGTGGCTCGCTGAAGTCGAAGACCAGGGATGGGTCTGCGAAGGTGATCTTGATCAGTGGGGAGAGACAGAATCCGTCGCCACGTCCGTAGTGTGAGGAAGCGACGATTGCTGCGTATTCTCCCTGGTGACCCACGTTCATTGCGTAGTTCGGGTAGTTTGGTCCACGGAATTCGCCGATACAGCCTTCGTCTGGCCGGACGGAGAGTGAGTTGGTGGAACCGCACTGGTCCTGAAGGTCGTATCCGAAGAAGCCGAGACGTGACCAGCCTTCCTTGTGCAGGAGCATGGACAGGTACCAGCCGTTCAGACCAGCGTTGGAGTTTGCAGTTGCGATAGAGGTAGAGATACCTGATGCTGCTGCAAGCACTGCTGCACGCTGTGAACCACCGAAGTGGTCTTCCATTGCGGTTGGGAACTGTTCGTACTGTTCCATACCGTTGAGGGTAACCTCGGTTGCAATGTCGTTGACGATCTCCTGGGTTGGCTTGACCTTGTTGTCTGTGCTTGGGGTCTTGTAGTCAACCTTGTACTTGTCCTTGATGTAGTCCATACCGTAGTAGCAGTACTCATCGAGGATGTTGTCGGTGTATGCTGCGGTTGCATACTGGGTGAATCCGACACCACCGGACATGTACGATCCGAGCCAGATCTGATCAAAGAGCATTGCTCCTGCACCGACGACCTCAAGGGTTGATTTGCAGGGGTCGTTTGGATACTTCCGGTTTGCCTGGATCATATCACCGAAGTGACCGAAGAGGATACCACCGGGCTCGTTTGGACCACGTGCACGACGTGCTGGCAGGTGGCTACCCATCTGGATAACACCGGCGTGCTTTGCGGCGTAGGAGAGGTCAGCGACTGCTGCTTCACCGGCGCACATGCGGTATGCAGTGATGAAGGACATACCGATCTGCATTGCAGACCAGCGGCTGGTGGTTCCACCATCACAAGTACGGGAGACGATGGTTGGGATGTGGATTGCCTGCCAGAGTGACTTGCCGACTGCTGCCTTGAGTTCCTCTGCCTGCTTTGCCGGGAAGAGTTTGTCGACATCAAGGACGAACTGCTTCTCGAGCTGGTCTGCAAGTTCGGAGTCTCCGGTGAAGACCTTACAGTAACAGTCGTCTACGACTGATGGGTGGGTCTCGACCATGTGTTCCTGAACCACTGCTGCGCCTGGCATTGCGTGGTTGAGGATGTGGAGGTACTCATTGATGGTTTCAGGGGTGATTTCCTTGCCGAGACGCTTCTGCAGGGTGTTGTGGGCGAGGTCCATTGAGACGATGATAGTCCGGCGGATATCATCCCACATCTGCTGCATTGCTGGGTTGTTGACGAAGTGCAGGTCGTCACCCTCTACGAAGGTTCCGGTTCCGGAGACTTCGTAGGTCATGAGCTGACGCTGACCCATTGGCAGACCACCGAGGTGGCAGCGGTTGGGGTCGTACATGGAGATACCACGGCGGAGTTCAACCTTCTTTGAGGCTGCCATGAACTCGCGTTTTCTCGGGGACTGGTTTACACCGTCAAAGTTGTAGAAGCTGGTCTTGGTGTCCTGGACATCTCCCTCAAATTTCTCTTTCAGAGCCTTGAGGAAAAGTTTCTGTGCTCTCTCAATTTTTGCCATGTATGATGCCTCCTTACTCAACCGGCATGAAGCCGTATTTGGTCCTCAGGGAGTGAATGCGCTGAACGTATTCGACGTATTCTGGGTCGTCACGGAATGCGGTACCGACGAGTGAGTGGAACATGGTCGTGTTTGCCTTGAGCCATGCTTCGTCCATTGGCTTGCCGACTGGGACTTTCTTGTCGAGTGGAACACCAATCTGGTCCTTGACGTACTTGACAACTCCTCCATCGAGCACACACCGCTGCAGCATATCGAACATCATACCATCTTCTGCAAGACGGAGTGAGTGACCGTGCACAGTTGCTCCACGAATACCGACACGTGCCGGGTCGAAGAGGTTGGTGTTGATCAGGTCGGATGCGATCTTTTCGAGGTCACGCTCACGTGATTCGACGATCTGACGGCCAGACAGGGTTCCTGGGTCGATACCACGGTAGCGGTACATCTCGACGTAGGTTCTCTGGTATGGCTGGGATGGTGCATTGAACATAGAGTCAGCGAACTGGATGTACCGAACACGGTCTCCAGCCTTTGCTCCCTCGGTTGGGCTGACAATCTTACGGATTGGACAGTCTGGCTCTCCCTGCTCTGCAAGTGGTGGGTGAGCGGTTGGGTATGCCTGACCGGGTGCACGGTGTCCCATGATCAGGACAATCTCCTCATCCGTGACGTCACGGATCTTCTCAAGCTTTACGCCGGGGTTCATCTGCTTGCGCCGGTTTTCGGCGACAATAGAATTACCTGGACCATACTGTGGTGTATATGCCATTGTTTTATCTCTCCAAATCAGATGATTTCATCAATCTCATAACTGCATGAATGACGTCTGCAATCTTCTCGCGTGACGGGGTCTGTCCTCTTGTAATACCACTTACGATCTCCATAACCGTTCCTTTCGTCTGGATATGGTGTTCTGGTGGCATCACGTACGCCGTTTTAATTCCTTCACGTGCGAAGTCCTCATAATCGATGGGAGCCTGACAGACCACTACGGCCGGAATGTCGCAATCTCTCAGAATAGATCTTACTTTTGCGACCACGTGTGATCTGACGTTTCCATGGTGCAGGACCGCTACTTTATGGCGGTTAATCTGGGAAACCTCCTTCTCGTTCAGACCAAAATATGCACCGAGTACATGACCGGCACTCTTCGGAGCATCAGGGGGAATGCCGCTTCCGGCATTGAGGATCATCGTACTGATGCTGTATTCAACCCCCTGTGCCCGGAGAGCTGATGTTATATCACATACTGGTTTGGTGACGTGTCTTCTGCCGGGAGACATCCCGACGATGATCACATCGGGATACCGACACTCTGATATTGTTCCCCTCTGGGCAAGAGCTCCTCCTTTGCCCATGCCGGCGCTCTCCCGGCAGTCTACTATCTGAGTGACACGTCCTATCGGCATTATTTGGTTCCTTGAATAAGGGTGGGTCCGGTCTTATTCTTCGGGTCAACGATCCCGATCATCATTTCATCTGCCCCGGGACCGTATTTTGCATAATCGGTCTGAGTCGGCGTGGATCTCATGAACTTTCCTTCCTTAAGTCCGTAGGTAAAGTTCACAAAGACCTCCCTGCACGCCTCGTCGATCCGGGGGACGATATCCCGGGTCTCAAGTTCAAGAAGGATGGTTCCGACCTGCACCCGCAGGTCGACATCGGTTCCTCCCACAACGATTCGGACACGACCGGAATGGGGGTTTGGAAGACCCCTTGCGGGGCCATAGGGGACGAGCTGAGGAATACTGGGTCCGTTTATTACAATCCGGCGGATACCCTCTATTGCCACCAGCTTGTTGAGGATCTTCTCAACCGTTTCAGGTTTTAAAAGGCGTTCGGTGACAATCCGACACTGCGGGAATTCTGCCTCGCTCATTATGCAATCCTGTATGTGAATTACACTCCGTTAGCTACGTGCTGGATTGGGGTGTTGAACTCTGGAATCTTACCGAAGGTCTCTCCGTAGATCTTGGAGGTTGCCTCTGGTGAGAACATCTGGGTTCCTGCATCAAGTGCACAGGCTGCCACGATACATGGCATACCTACACCGGCTGCGTGCCTGGTAACGACGTGGTTTCCGTTGAAGGTTCCCGGGCCACCGCCACCATAGATTGAGTGGCTGAAGAACGAGAATCCTACTGCTACTCCCATTGTACGGCCGTAGTCACAGCCTGGCAGACCAGTCTCGTGCTCGAGAAGGTCGTTGAAGTACAGGAGGGTGGAAGATACTGCCTGTGCGAACCGGCCTGCACCACAGTTTACCATGGTTGCAGCGAGGGTTCCTGCTGCGGTGTATGCATTCCAGAGTCTTGGATCCTTGGTCTCGTAGAATGTGTATCCAGAGGGTCCCTTCTTTCCTGCGGTGATAACCTTGTCTTCGAGTGCCTTCTCAACGAGGGACTGAACGACGGTTCCGACGGTACCGGTTGCGCCGTTCTTCTTGACGAGGTCATATACCAGGTTGTTTGCATTCAATCCCTGGTATGCCAGGAGGAGAAGTTGTGCACGCTCGAATGGGCCGATTGCGGCTCCCATCTCGAACTCTCCAGCGTGCTCAAACACTGCTGAGAGTGCTGCACCCTGCATTGCGTTCTTGCTGGTCATCATCACGGCGTGGTTTGCCGGGATGTTACGGAGTGCGTATCCGAGACCTTCGTTGTTCTGGGGAATGGAAAGGATAGATGCACAGTTGCTGCCGACCATGTCCATGGTCTGTGGGTAGGTACCCCAGAAGGCTGCCTTGACCATGGAACCGTCGAACATGTTTACATTAAACTGGTCGATGGTTGCGTAGGTTGCTGCTGCTGCGACTGAAGTGATTGCTGCATCGTAGGTTGCTGCGGCCTGGATACGAGCACTTGGGACAGTGACGAGCAGGAGTTTGCCGCCATTGAACTCACGGATCTCGGTATCGTCGCCTTCTTCAACCTGGATCATCTTGAAGATTTTCTCCTTGATTGCACCGGCGTTTCCGGAGATATCAAGGTTCATCTCACGACCCTTAATGAAGTTACCCTTACCAATTGCTCCGGTCTTCAGTGCTGCCTCTGCTCCTGCGAGGTTGACTGCGACTGTCCGCTTGGTCAGGTCAATCATCTTTTTCATGCCAGGGTTCACGAGCGGGCTGATCTTTTCAAGAGCTACACCGCTTTTCAGCAGTTTACCCTGATCATCATAGAGATCAATAGTGTCGGAAAATTTTGCCATATGGTTCCTCCGATGTTCCTTTCAAACCTGTACGATTCGTTCACTGAATACTGCGTAAGGCGAATCACTGTGTGGCTGAAATCACTCGTACATGTCCCCAAAGGGACTGAAGATAAGTGGGAATCTGTTAATATAACTGTTTCGGTTTGATTTTAGAATAAACTTTTTATGCAAATGCCCATTTTTGCGGTTTATTTGAGATATTAATAAATATAAATTTGGGGTTTATGGTGATCATTGTTATGTAAAAAATGATTAAGGAAATTTTGTATTACGTTTCATTCAATACGTCCGATCTCATTTGGCGCCCTGATGATTTGAAAATTATGGTCTGATATTACTTGGATATATCATCATGATGTTTATAATGGTATCTTGCGGATAAATTAGGTGCCATGGTCTTAACGTTTTGAATGATAATAATGAGAAAGAAGTAGGGATGTCCCGAATTTGTCATAAAAAGGACGATTGGGAATTATTCATTAGGGAGGGAGGCGAATGAAAAGGTATCTGGTAACTGGTGGAGCTGGTTTTATCGGCTCTCATCTCTCTCGTGCTTTGCTGGCTCGAGGTGACAGTGTTGTAATCTTCGATTCATTGGATTCTGGAAATCTGGCGAATATTACAGACTTACAAAAAAATCCACATCTTGAGTTTATTGAAGATACTATTCTGAATAAAACCCGGTTGTTATCAATATGTTCTCATATTGATGGGATTTTTCATTTAGCTGCTCTGGTTTCTGTTCAGAGGTCAATTGATGATCCAGAATTAAACCATTCTATTAATGTGGATGGGATGTTTAATGTTCTCGAATCTGCCAGAAAGGAAAAGGTTCCAAAAATTGTATTTGCTTCATCCGCTGCACTTTATGGAAATGCCTATGTTCCACCACATAAGGAATCATTTCCTCCTATCCCCCTTTCACCGTATGCAGTGGGGAAAAATCTATCCGAAATGTATTCATCCGTATATTCATCCCTGTATGGTATAGGATGTGTGTGTCTTCGCTTTTTTAATGTATATGGCCCTTACCAGGATCCGTCATCCCCGTATTCTGGGGTCATCTCCAAGTTTCTTGAGGCTGTCACTCAAGAAAAAAATATTATTATCTTTGGAGATGGGGAACAAACCCGGGATTTTGTTTATGTTATCGATGTTGTTCAGGCTCTTCTTCTTTCAATGGATAAAGATGTAAATGGTGTATTTAATGTGGGAACAGGTTTTACATCCTCCATTAATCAGTTAGCCTGTAATATAATTCAACTGAGCAACCGGAAAGTGGAGGTTATTCATATGGAAGCCAGAGGAGGAGAGGTTCGTCATTCGTGCGCAGATATAACTCAGGCACAGGAAAAATTAGGATATTATCCGGGATATTCACTTGAACGTGGTCTATTTGAGACGTATCAATGGTGGAAAGGGACTTAATCCCTCATCCACCATCGGCTCGGGAATTGCTTACTGAGTATTTCATATCCTTCGCCAATTGGTTGAACTCCAGCCGCTTTAAGATCTGCATCAACCATAATTTTTACGAGTTCTGAGAACTTGATCTTGGCTTTCCACCCAAGTTTCTTCTCAGCCCGTGATGGATCAGCAAGTAATGCTTCAACTTCAGTTGGTCTGAAATATTTTTTGTCTATTTTTACGTGTTTCTCGACATCAAGTCCAGCATATGAGAATGCTGCATTTACAAATTCCTGAACGGTATGTGTCTCGCCGGTTCCGATTACGTAATCATCAGGCTTATCCTGTTGAAGAATACGCCACATACACTCGACGTATTCAGGAGTAAATCCCCAGTCTCTTTTTGCTTCAAGGTTACCTAGGTAGAGATATTTCTCTTTTCCTGCAAGAATTGCAGCAATACCCCTTGTAATCTTCCTGGTTACAAATATCTCTCCGCGACGGGGTGATTCATGATTAAATAGAATCCCATTGCAGGCGAACATGTTGTACCCGTCACGATAGTTCCTTGTCATCCAGTAGGCATAGAGTTTTGCACAGGCGTATGGGCTGCGTGGCCAAAAGCAGGAATCCTCATTTTGCGGGGGATCTGTATGGCCAAACATCTCACTTGATGATGCCTGATAAAATTTCACATCAGGGTTACTTCTTCTGATAGCTTCGAGTATACGGGTCGTTCCAAGTGCAGTAACATTTCCGGTATATTCAGGGGTATCAAAACTTACGCGGACGTGACTCTGGGCACCGAGGTGGTATATCTCATCTGGCTTTATATTATAGAGTACATGGGATATCATTTCAGAATCTGAAAGATCTCCGTAATGAAAGAAGATCCGTGCATCCGGCTCGTGGGCATCAACATAGATATGGTCTATTCGCTGTGTGTTGAAAGTTGATGCACGGCGAACCAGTCCATGGACCTCATATCCTTTTGAAAGCAGTAATTCTGCAAGATATGAGCCGTCCTGACCGGTGATCCCGGTGATGAAGGCGGTTTTATGAGACATTGTTCCTATCTAGTTGGGGTTGCAACAAAAAAAGGAATGTGATCATTTGTTCAGAGACTGAATATACCACTTGATGGTTTCCCTAAGGCCAGTTTCGAAAGGAGTCCCGGATTCGAATCCAAACCACTGTTTAGCTTTAGACGTATCCAGGCATCTTCTGGGCTGACCATCCGGTTTGGTGGTGTCCCAGGTTACTTTTCCTGTGAAGCCAGTCTCTAGATTTTTGGTTATTATCAATATTTTGATGGAAATGGAGATCT contains:
- the mcrA gene encoding coenzyme-B sulfoethylthiotransferase subunit alpha, with protein sequence MAKIERAQKLFLKALKEKFEGDVQDTKTSFYNFDGVNQSPRKREFMAASKKVELRRGISMYDPNRCHLGGLPMGQRQLMTYEVSGTGTFVEGDDLHFVNNPAMQQMWDDIRRTIIVSMDLAHNTLQKRLGKEITPETINEYLHILNHAMPGAAVVQEHMVETHPSVVDDCYCKVFTGDSELADQLEKQFVLDVDKLFPAKQAEELKAAVGKSLWQAIHIPTIVSRTCDGGTTSRWSAMQIGMSFITAYRMCAGEAAVADLSYAAKHAGVIQMGSHLPARRARGPNEPGGILFGHFGDMIQANRKYPNDPCKSTLEVVGAGAMLFDQIWLGSYMSGGVGFTQYATAAYTDNILDEYCYYGMDYIKDKYKVDYKTPSTDNKVKPTQEIVNDIATEVTLNGMEQYEQFPTAMEDHFGGSQRAAVLAAASGISTSIATANSNAGLNGWYLSMLLHKEGWSRLGFFGYDLQDQCGSTNSLSVRPDEGCIGEFRGPNYPNYAMNVGHQGEYAAIVASSHYGRGDGFCLSPLIKITFADPSLVFDFSEPRKEFAKGAIREFVPAGERSLLMPAR
- the mcrG gene encoding coenzyme-B sulfoethylthiotransferase subunit gamma, with product MAYTPQYGPGNSIVAENRRKQMNPGVKLEKIRDVTDEEIVLIMGHRAPGQAYPTAHPPLAEQGEPDCPIRKIVSPTEGAKAGDRVRYIQFADSMFNAPSQPYQRTYVEMYRYRGIDPGTLSGRQIVESRERDLEKIASDLINTNLFDPARVGIRGATVHGHSLRLAEDGMMFDMLQRCVLDGGVVKYVKDQIGVPLDKKVPVGKPMDEAWLKANTTMFHSLVGTAFRDDPEYVEYVQRIHSLRTKYGFMPVE
- the mcrC gene encoding methyl-coenzyme M reductase I operon protein C: MPIGRVTQIVDCRESAGMGKGGALAQRGTISECRYPDVIIVGMSPGRRHVTKPVCDITSALRAQGVEYSISTMILNAGSGIPPDAPKSAGHVLGAYFGLNEKEVSQINRHKVAVLHHGNVRSHVVAKVRSILRDCDIPAVVVCQAPIDYEDFAREGIKTAYVMPPEHHIQTKGTVMEIVSGITRGQTPSREKIADVIHAVMRLMKSSDLER
- the mcrD gene encoding methyl-coenzyme M reductase operon protein D, yielding MSEAEFPQCRIVTERLLKPETVEKILNKLVAIEGIRRIVINGPSIPQLVPYGPARGLPNPHSGRVRIVVGGTDVDLRVQVGTILLELETRDIVPRIDEACREVFVNFTYGLKEGKFMRSTPTQTDYAKYGPGADEMMIGIVDPKNKTGPTLIQGTK
- the mcrB gene encoding coenzyme-B sulfoethylthiotransferase subunit beta, whose translation is MAKFSDTIDLYDDQGKLLKSGVALEKISPLVNPGMKKMIDLTKRTVAVNLAGAEAALKTGAIGKGNFIKGREMNLDISGNAGAIKEKIFKMIQVEEGDDTEIREFNGGKLLLVTVPSARIQAAATYDAAITSVAAAATYATIDQFNVNMFDGSMVKAAFWGTYPQTMDMVGSNCASILSIPQNNEGLGYALRNIPANHAVMMTSKNAMQGAALSAVFEHAGEFEMGAAIGPFERAQLLLLAYQGLNANNLVYDLVKKNGATGTVGTVVQSLVEKALEDKVITAGKKGPSGYTFYETKDPRLWNAYTAAGTLAATMVNCGAGRFAQAVSSTLLYFNDLLEHETGLPGCDYGRTMGVAVGFSFFSHSIYGGGGPGTFNGNHVVTRHAAGVGMPCIVAACALDAGTQMFSPEATSKIYGETFGKIPEFNTPIQHVANGV
- a CDS encoding GDP-mannose 4,6-dehydratase, translating into MKRYLVTGGAGFIGSHLSRALLARGDSVVIFDSLDSGNLANITDLQKNPHLEFIEDTILNKTRLLSICSHIDGIFHLAALVSVQRSIDDPELNHSINVDGMFNVLESARKEKVPKIVFASSAALYGNAYVPPHKESFPPIPLSPYAVGKNLSEMYSSVYSSLYGIGCVCLRFFNVYGPYQDPSSPYSGVISKFLEAVTQEKNIIIFGDGEQTRDFVYVIDVVQALLLSMDKDVNGVFNVGTGFTSSINQLACNIIQLSNRKVEVIHMEARGGEVRHSCADITQAQEKLGYYPGYSLERGLFETYQWWKGT
- the gmd gene encoding GDP-mannose 4,6-dehydratase, with product MSHKTAFITGITGQDGSYLAELLLSKGYEVHGLVRRASTFNTQRIDHIYVDAHEPDARIFFHYGDLSDSEMISHVLYNIKPDEIYHLGAQSHVRVSFDTPEYTGNVTALGTTRILEAIRRSNPDVKFYQASSSEMFGHTDPPQNEDSCFWPRSPYACAKLYAYWMTRNYRDGYNMFACNGILFNHESPRRGEIFVTRKITRGIAAILAGKEKYLYLGNLEAKRDWGFTPEYVECMWRILQQDKPDDYVIGTGETHTVQEFVNAAFSYAGLDVEKHVKIDKKYFRPTEVEALLADPSRAEKKLGWKAKIKFSELVKIMVDADLKAAGVQPIGEGYEILSKQFPSRWWMRD